Genomic segment of Sarcophilus harrisii chromosome 4, mSarHar1.11, whole genome shotgun sequence:
TCTAGAGGCTAAGGATTTTAAGGCAGTCACACATCTTCACAAGCTACCATTatctcccctctttcttcccttctctcccatcttccctctgctctcctcttttctctaacCCTGTTCCTGAGATCAGAGTACTTGTTACTCAACTGAAAGAAATAGGATTCCAAGGGGCTTTTACAATTTCTGTCTCCTAGAAAGCAGTTCAGCCTTGCCAGAAGTATTTTAGGCATTTGAACCAAGAGACTTACTATTATCCTGAAACCATATCTCAATGGACAGCATTTATCTAAATCAATTATCACCCACATCAGTCTAAATGTATACTTTTAggacaacaaaatagaaatagcTTTGTTAAGTATcctatataatattaataaaaataaggtcCATGACCCGAAGGCAGCTATTTAAAGATTAATAAGAATTGCTATATATATTTAGAGCTCACTTTCCCAAGCAATACCAATGGTTGAAAATATGAATTCACCACTAGATTTGCCAAATATGCCTGAAATTGATTTACCTAAAAAGTCCATTCTTCTAAGTCTAACTTTGATTATAGCcatcttccttgcttctttctttcctctctctttttcacttttccttagAGTAATATACATTCTTAAAAAGCTCAGAATTAACAATACAATGCAAGAAAGCAATGAAAATGTGTACGGCATAAAACCCTGTACTCAGAGATCTAACTAAAAATGGAGAACTAACCTCTATCTGGTTATGCGTTCTTATAACTACAAATTCTACTCTTTTCACTTGTGAACATTGATCTCATTAGCAAATTATAAATTAGTTCAGTTTTAATTACCAACTTCTGCTGACTTCTCCCTTGTcactcattttttctttgctttatgcctccacttctcttcctcttcccttaaaCCCACAAATTACACTAAGTTTGGTAGTCTAATAAGTTTTTCCTGTGCTTGCATAAGGCaggtaggtggttcagtggataaagccctggatctgaaatcaggaaaatctgaattcagctTCTGCCTCAGACTCTTAGCAATGTGCCTGGGGCAagcctctgtctacctcagtttcttcatctgtaaaatggggatcataacagcATTTAATTCCCAGGAGGTTCAAGTGACTGTAAAGTGCCcggcactttacaaatgttagttattacaATGATTCCTTTTCAATTCGACAACTATTAAACGAGACAAaagccctcaaggagtttaaaatctaattggggagacggcaagaaaacaaatataaagcaaGATATACGTGGGACCGATAGGAGATAATTAAATGATGGAAGACGCTGGACTTGAGGAGTTATGGGGAAATGTGCGtgcaaaagatgggattttatttaGGATTTGAAAGGAGGTCAGTCCTGCAACCCTACAGTCTGTGGTCATTATTTTTCAGCCCTGGCTCCCCATCCATGGAGGTTCAAGGCTTCCGGAAGCCGATTTCTTTGGATATAAACTCAAAAAAAAGGAGTGCATTGGAATTGACAGTACAAGCTCCGCCCTCAGCCCAGCGGCTGTCAATCATTTACTTAACCGGCCCTCCCTAAACTGCCGAAGGAGAGGAAAGGCGGCGGAGCCAATGAGATGCCGGAAAAGGAACACCTCTAGCCAATGAGAATCCACGTTGGTCCGGCTACCCGACCAATCGCGACGCGGCGAACCCGGAAGGAGTTGCCAGGTTCTAAAATCGAGTTCTGAGAGAGTGCGGCCGGGATCGGGAGGGAGACTCGGAGCATGTGGGTGCCGGGCGGTCAGTGACCCGAGCGTAGTCTCCGGTGCGCAGTCGCCCTCCGCGGGAGGGGAGAACCCGGAGGAGAAGGGTCTCTCTGGGAGAAGACAGTCCCCCCGACTTGCCTGCACGGCCCTGACTGAGGCGCCGTCGGAGACCCGCGGATCCCTCTCAGCCTCGCAGGGGCCAGGTCCGGGAACATGAATCTGCTGCCCAAGAGCTCCCGGGAGTTCGGGTCTGTGGATTACTGGGAGAAGTTCTTCCAGCAGCGGGGGAAGAAGACCTTCGAGTGGTACGGGAGCTACCTGGACCTGTGCGGGGTGCTGCACAAGTACATCAAGGCCAAGGACAAGGTAGGGAGGGCCGcgccctcccctcccttcccctccctcccttcccctcccctcccttcccctcccccgtCGCGCGCGCCGTCCTCCCCGCCAGGGCCCGGACCCAGCCCGAGGGCGCGCGCCGCCTGCTCGCTCCCATCGCCTCTGCGTGTTCTCTTCCCCGGCGCCTTAGGCCTGGTGTCTGCTGCTTGCTGGGGAGTTATGGGGGGAGGGCGGAGAAAGGGGGGGGATCCCGCCGCTCTTCCGCTTTAGTGCCTAGGGCTTGGGAAGGAGACTGAGGGGCCCCCTAGGAGACATCGCCCTTGTGTTCTGGGCGCTTAATACAACCTTGCGGgggctgaataaatgcttgttcccctTCCCCTCAGTGTTTGCCACAGAGCCCGGTACCTCGTTAGCACTGAGTAATTATAACCACTTACTTGAACGAGTTGATTGTCTCCTTCCGTTAGATcttgagcttcttgagggcaggcatTGGGCAGTCTTTTGCCTTCCTTCTCTTAGCACAGAATCTGGCACCTAATAGGTGCTGAATAatattctccctttctttcattctttgtatgtattggcacaaagtaggtgcttaattcaTGCTTATTGATCAACTTGCTCCAGCCCCTTCATGTTGCTCCTCAACAGTGTGATAGGTTCAAATCAAGATCCTAAGGGCAACAGGAGAAACTGTCCCCAATTAGGGATGAATGGGAATGAACCTGGAAGTAGATAGTTGGAGTCACCAGATAAGGGTTTGGAGTCGGGAAGACAGATTCAATAGCTGTGTGTTCCGTGGCCAGCCACCTAactcctgcttgcctcagtttccttatctgtaaaactggaataacaataacatctacctccctgggttattggaaggatcaaatgacataatataattatgtttCTGTTCCCTTGAAGTAAGCCCTAGTTTTTAACAGTACAGAGAAGAGTAAGCCTTGTTAACTTAAGAACCCTtacacattttcttctccatgatGCCAGAGCAGTTTGTCCTGCTCCTTGCTAACCATTGTTCACTTCTCACTTGAAAAGATTTTCCCCTTGGTAGGTGTTTTCTCAGAAGAGccctgttttttgccttttctagGTGCTGGTGGTTGGatgtggtaactcagagttgagCGAACAGCTTTATGATGTGGGATACCCAGATATTGTGAACATTGACATCAGTGAGGTGGTCATCAAGCAGATAAAAGAACGAAATGCTAGCAAGCGACCCCAGATGAGTTTCCTGCAGATGGACATGACGAAGATGGAGTTCCCGGATTCCTCTTTTCAAGTGGTGTTGGACAAGGGCACCCTGGATGCGGTCCTGacagatgaggaagagaaaacacTAGAAaaggtggatagaatgctggcagAGGTGGCCCGGGTGCTGCAGGTGGGAGGCCGATATCTATGCATCTCCCTGGCCCAAACTCACATCTTGAAGAAAATTGTGGGCTATTTCTCCAGAGAAGGGTGGATGGTAAGGGTGCACCAAGTGACCAGCAGCCAGAACCAGACATCAGAAACAGAGCCACAGTTTTCCCTGCCTGTTTTTGCTTTCATCATGACCAAATTCAGGCCAGTTTCTGGCTCTGCCCTTCAGATCCTTGAGCTGTGTGCTCAGGAACAAGGCAAGCCTGTACGGCTAGAGAACACTGAGCGGCTGGCAGAAGCCGTGCGAGAGCGGCAGCGGTATGCCTGGTTGAGGAGCCAGCTGAACCGAAAGACTGGGCCTGGGAGTGTGTCCCTGGATTTATGTGATGGGAGCAGCGGGCAGCCACGCTACACCCTGCATGTTGTAGACACCCCCACTGTGAAGCTGTCCAGAGACAATCATTTTGCCATTTTCATCAGTGAGTTGAGATTCTTTCCTATTGTTCCTAATTGGGTTGGTTTTCAAGAAAGTGGGGCTTGGGTTGTTAGGGACATGTATGAATTGATTACTTGTGCTCTTTTACAATAAAGTAGGGTCAAAGGAGCCAGTTCAGCATAGACTCAGGCCAGATCATGAGGTGCTCTAGGTCCTTTAGTCAGAGGTGGAAGTGTGGCTTGGTCTCTTTGGATCAAAAGATCTTATGATGCCATGTAGGCCATCTTCCTTAACTGAAGCCTGCAAATATTGAGTGGCTTGCTCTAGGTCACACCGAAGTAAGCATCGGAAGGAAAGGCATTGTAAAGATGGAAAGCTCCAGTcccttacattttctttctttatttgaaaacagTAGCCCTGCATTCATTCATTGTTTTATTAGgtgtttataaagtatttaatgAAGCtgagtaaataataataatagctctcatttctgtagcactttaaggtttgcagggCACGTagcaaacatctcattttatctttacaagaACACCAAGaagttatccctattttaaagaagagggaCAGGAAGCTAAGTCACTGCCAGGCTCACCCTGTTAAAAAGTACCTGAAGCTATATTTGTAATTgggtgttcctgattccaggcccagtgttccaTTTGTTGTATCTCCtgactttcattcattcattcattttgttgttaTGACAAATAATTGTTGAACACTTAATGAAGCACAATAAATGGCTACAATTTACTACAAAggaaagagtgctggacttgaagcaagaggacctggattcaaattcttcttgTGCCATTTGCCCTCAAGTGACCTTCAGCAAGGTCACTGAATCTCTGGGCTTCACTTCCTCATCTATGAGTTGAAGACATTGGACAGAACTTCTGAGGCCCCCTCCATCCAGACAGAGCTCTCATGCACCATGCTAAGATGCTCTGGGTAGAGGCAGTGTCTCTCTCTTCAGGAAACTTCTCTTCTGAAGGAGGAACAGACCAGTGTTTCCTGcagtagaataataataattcacatttacataatgcCTATTAAGGTTTGCAGAGTGTTTTCTTCACATTAGCCCTGTGAGGTAAGTAGCAAAGCCTTATCAGAGTTGGGATTCGAACCCAGTTTTCCTACCTCTTCATTCTGTGAAGGATCCTCTTTccatcattgtacaatcttgccAACAGAGAGATTCAAACCAGGGTCAAGAGAAGAGATTGTTCCCATCTAGGGATGAATGGGAATGGACCTGGAAGTAGAATTTGACAAATAAATAGGATTTTGAtgaaggggtggaggaaggaaaatTCTAGTGAGGACCTGTGGGCTTTTGCTCATGATGAGTAATTGAGTTTGAGTTTAACCTAAACATGAGGTATGTATAGAAAGATAACAGCAACAGACATTTATCAGGTGCTTACTGTGTACACAACATTCTACTAGGTATAAAACTGGTGGGAATGCAGAGTTGGGATAAGCCAAAGGCCCTGCCCATATGAGGGTTAGTTAGGAGAATAAAAAAACCGTAACAATCAGTTTAGATGTACAATGTTACATTAGAACTAAGTGCAAGTTAGAAAGCAAATTGTTGTGGGAAATCTAGGGGTAAATAGGGTTCTTGtaacaggattttaaaaatagttttacttttaaataaaaagtaaaaccaattaatcaaaaaaaaaaaattctaagcagCGTTCTACCAGTGGGCCATGTTGAGCTTTGATAATgttagttttgattattttgtggttcttttcatttacattgcttGTAGTTATTATGTGTTATTTTCCaggctttttatttccttttgtataggttcttgtttctctgtattcatatttgttgtttctcaCAGCATGCTAGTTAGTATTCTATTAATTTCATGTATCAAAGTTTGTTTAGCTTTTCCCCtatcaatgggcatctactttgtttccagttctttgccatcacagaaAGTTCTATCATATGTACATGTAGTGTGTACCCCAAAGCCTTAACTTAAGTAATTTAAAAGCTGTAATGTTTTAAAACTGCTCTGAGACTTTGGGAATGCCCTTTATGTTGGTGTATATGGAGGCTTTCTTTTTGCGGTGCCATATATAGTGGAATCTTTGAGGTCAGTGGTGTGGGCGTTTTGGTcactttgtttttataataacaaAGTGGTTGTATCAACATATATAGCGATATCAGCGAGGTCCCTTCAACATTGATTAttcattcccttgatatttttgccAGTTTTCTGGGTGTGAAGTAGAACCTAAGATTTTTATTAGTAGTAATTTGAATCATTCTTTGAAATTGTTTGTATGactttgttcttttggtttttttcctcacTGTTGGCTGCTACTTCTCATTCtgctttgctggatcttcatctagGTCACTTTCTTTTGATTGTGGTTGCATCCCCAAATTCTGTTCTgagttttcttacttttctatGGTATCTCACTTTTGATTTCTGATAGTATCTGATTAGTTGCCTTGGGTTCTATTATCGTTATGTAGAAGGTTTCCAAATCTGTAGAGCCAGTTTGGGCCTCCCTCTTGAATATCCTATAGGGATCTCAAGCTCAATATATTCCCAAATAGAACTCATCTTATCCCTTAAAGTGattctttttccaaatttccttattaTCCTTGGAGGCATTACCATTTTGCCTCAGGATCTCAAACTAAGTTTCACAGCTTTGACTTCTTACTCCCTTTTATCCAATATACAATCAGTTACAAAATCaagtttctttttctacaattactgttccctcttctcctcttgcATTATTTAGCATCACTTTCTCCAGAATATTGTAGGAACCTCTTTATTTTAGAGTCTGTGCCTCTTCTCTCCCTACaacaatccatcttccacacagcaacctaagtgattttcctaaggctCAAGTTCTGACTATACCAActctctatttaataaactctagtggctctcACCACAAGGATCCAATATGAATGAATTGATTAAAACTACAATCTAATATCTTCCTATACTTTGTTCATACTACTATCCATTAGTATCCTCCATAAACTCCATGGTCCAGTCCCACTGGCTTACTTGTTGTTTCTCACAGGATGCTCTATCCTTTTCTTCACACCTTTGTGGTGACtgtccctcctcatctctgccccttagaatttctggcttccttcaaaacttgattcaaattctgcttttggcAAGGAGACCTTCTTATGTATTCTCAGCTATTAATGTCTTCCCCCATAATTGATCTTTCATCTCTTACATCTATCCATTATGTATTTGGTATATATCCCTGTTAATTATaagttgtctctctcattaggaTGTATGTTCCTTAAGGACAGACTTTCAATTTCAACTTTGTATCCCCACCACTTAGCCTTTTATCAGGAACATAacacatgcttaataaatactaatgatCAACTGATTGCTAAtagccttcatttcttcttttgaataccATTTCTatcccttgacttttttttttgggaaatggCTTTGTGtcttatgtatttttattatttgcttataTACTTTGGATGTCATATTTtatgcagagattttttttttctagttgaccagttcttccttttcctattaGCATTATTTTTATGTGTACAAAAACACTTTGatttatataattgaaatgatttgttttatcttttctaacCATCTCTATTCCTTATTTGCTTTATGCTTTACTTCTTAGACATGGCTATAAAAATTCCCTGATCTTGTTCTCTCCCAGTTATTTTATATGATCTTTATGATGTTTAATTTCCAGGTCAAAATATTGGCATAATGCTAATTTGTGACAAGATTGCTTTTTTATTATCCAAAAAATTCTTGTTGAAAAGGGGGTTCTTTTCTCAGTTGGGTTTTAAACACTTAGGTCAGCCTTCAGTAAGCAAGCAAAGGGAGGGATGGTATTCCTAACATAGAAAGAATAGTGAGTGAATGTGTGGATGTATGAAAACATAAGACTTAATTGGGTTTAGTTACTAGTGTGAGATTATGTGTGAGCCAGGTGCATGAGTGGTCGAGGCACCAGAGCCACCAATCCTTAGACTAGTTTGAGGCCCTGTATACCAGAGCAATAGCTGCCACCCCTCTGCCCCAATCCCTGCCCCCCTCTTTCGGTGTAGTTTAGAATTTTGGCCTGGTTCAGAAGTGGGGGACAGCAGCAGAGTTTCTTAGGCCTCATTGCTTCCCAAGGCAAGTTCCATTTTGGGCCATGTCTTTGGAGGTACGCTTTGGCCCCAGGTGTAAATGTTGTCCCTGGTACCCCTAACACGGAGCCTTTTCTTACAGTTCCCCAGGGCCGAGAGACAGAGTGGCTGTTTGGCATGGAGGAAGGTCGGAAGCAGCTGGCAGCCAGTGCGGGCTTCAGGCGACTGATCACAGTGGCCCTGCACAGGGACCAGCAGTACCAAGGCATGGACAGCATCCAGGCCGAGCTGTCAGGGAAAGTCATGGAGCTGGCACCGCCAGGGCTGCCAGCCCAGCAGCAGGTAATGTTGCTGCCACGGCCCAGAGGCCCAGAGAGGGGCCCTGCCCTTCCCCTGGGAGACCATGCTGCCTCAGTGAGGTTCACACAGCGCCTCCCCCTGTCTTCTCAGAGGTGATGCTCTGGCAGCCTGACAGGAGGGTGAGCATGTCATCAGGGCATGTGGGTCCAAGCCCAGCCTTTGCCACTTACttcctgtgtaaccttgggcaagtcattgaggCTTAAGTTACTTTGACCTCcactttctgtatttttcagttgagaggattggattagattGGATTAGGTAATCCTTGAGGCTCTTTCTAGTTTTACATCCATATAACATCCCATGGTCCAATTTGTTCATTGTcagcccattctattttttattttttattgtttttctgacATTTTTGGGCACTTCCATCCAAGGGTGGGAAGGGATTTACCCAAAATTCAGCTCAAGCATATATACTTCAGGTTAGCATTTCTGAACTTGTTGAGGAAAGCTTGACTATTGGTCATAATTGGGGTTTGAGCATTTTTGTGCCATCCTGGCCCATCTTCACTATGAGTAATGGATGAATGTAGAGGCAAGGATTTGTGTCTCTACATCACCAGTTGGGAAAAGCTGGGGTGCAGTAAATGGCAAAATCAAGAAGTAGAATCCAGGTATCCAGACATCTGGTCTGTTACTTTGCTTTGTAGACTGTCTTGTTTCAAAAAACAGCTCATTTGTCTTTCTTGCCCAGACCTTGGGATTAAGGTCTTTTAGTTGCCAGTTAGGAATTCTTCCTGGGAAGTTCCGGATGTTGTGGTTAGAGCATGGCTTTTTCTTATTGGATGGAACAGAAAATCAAAGGGTCATTTGGTgggttatttttttaagttgctaaagaagaacattttatatatatatgtgaaaaggagaaaaagaaacttgTGAATGAAGTCCTGCATCTCCATTATACAACTtgcatttcttttcagaattagataattgATTGCAGACATTagtttcaaagctgtcctgcttgtcCTTATCTTCCTAATCCTGTGTCTGATCTCTTCTGTTCAGTTTTTTAATAGCTAAAATaaacctcttttcttctttcccctttcctccctctccctgccATTTTTATATCCTTTGCTGTTCCAAATCCTCTGAAACTCAGTTAAAAAACATAACAAAGCTTTGTAACGAATAAGCAATAGTTAAATAAAACGGGTCTTTGCTTTGGCTATAGTCAAAAATGTGTGTCTCATTCTCTATCTTGTGTCTGTCATCCCTCTTGTCAGGAGATGGGAAATGTGCTTTGGCCATGGTGTTGATCAGATGGCTGTCTTTCAAAACTGTTCGATTTacaatgttgatattatataCATTGGTCTCTAATTCCAATCACTATACTATGCATCACTTCAGATTTCCCTGAAACTGTCTCTTAGTTACttcttatggcataatagtatttcattctATTCATATATTATGAGTGGTTTTGCTGtttctcaattgataggcatcctctTAGTTTGTGATTTTTGTCACTGAAAAAAGAagtgctgtaaatatttttgtatatgtgggaccttttcttcattctttgatttctttgggttttAGGCCTAAAACCTAGGTTGGTAGCTAGGTTGCATAATAATAAGAATACCTGGACCCTATTAATACCTGGACCCAGAAATAGAAAGAGTGTGGAAGGATAGGGTTTGGGGAGAATGACGCTGAGTGAGATTTTGGAATGTTGAGTTGAAGCATGACCTACAGTTAGAGGTGCCTTACAGACACCTGGAGATAACGAGATGGAAGTTTGGGGGCTGGATAAGTAGGTTCGAAAATCGCCAGCCTGCCGATGATAACTAAATCAATGGGAGCTGATGTGATTGCCAAGTGAAGTGGggtagagggagaggagaaaaggtgTCTCGGCAGAGCCCTCTGGGGTACCCACCGATAGCTGGCACAGCCTGGAGGAAGATCCAacaaaggagatagagaaagaggggTCAGAGAGGGAGAGTGGGGATGCTGGTACCCAGAGAGAAGAGGGTCTTGTGGAGGAGAGAGCGATTGAGAGCATTAAAGGAACACCCAAAGGTGATTGTCCCCAAGGTCCTGGtggttgggggaggggatgggaatgAGAGGATTTGGAGGTGATCGAACACTCAGGTTTAGTGAAAAGAGTCGCCACACTGGGCTGTTAGAGGGCTGGGTCGACTGAGAGGAGGATTAGGGGAGCAGGGAGGCGGGCTGTGTGACGGCTGTCATGGTGAGTCAAGACGCCCACCCCACATTGGCAGCAGGGTCAGGAGGAAAGATGGGAGATTGGCTATGTGGCATGAACTCCCTGGCTTGGGAACCTGTTTTGGGGGTTAGGGCAGAGATGGAGAATTCTGTTTTGACCTATGTCTGTGGGACATCCATTTGTAGATATACAGTGAGCACCTGGCAATGGGAAACCGCAGTTCAGGAGAGAGGTCAGGACTGGATGGAGCGCTTTTCAGATTATTTGCATAGAGATGAGTTGattccatggaagctgatgagatgaACACATGAAATGGAAtagtgggagaagagaaaaggatacAGGACCAGCATAGGGAGGGGAGACAGTGAGCACTAGCTAATGGGGGATGGAGGAATTAAAGGAAGAGGGGAGACATGGGGTGAATTTGTGGGTAACCAGAGAGCTCCTGCTAGATTGGGAGAGGTTGAAGAGAAGTGAAAAAATGAGGATGTTAGACGCTGGATGTTTTATCCACAGAAACTTAGAGACTTGCCCTGAAGAATCTTGGAGTTTGAGTCATGGAGACTGGGGGtgtttttgcattctttttatttacaaaataatttttttttactctggcACTTAAATATAATAACTCTGTATTTTCTTTAGTTTGTCAAGTGGCAAGAcagataatttacatttatatgtgtatatctatatctgaatgtatatatacgtatatacgtatttataaacacatataatatGTGGAATAtctatacatgtaatatatagatatgtatcgATAGGCTCATGTGtctgtatatacatgtaaatatatgtacatacaaatacatatatgtatatatgataaattgtggaataatattctgttacagtTGTAATAACTTgtttaagagaaaaatatggcaaaccattgcagtatctttgccaacacaGAGACTGAACAACCACAAGCTCGTCTAAAGCTCAGCTCCTATCATTCCTCTTTCATGACATTTTTTCTGCAGCTGTTACTCTTTCTCTGGAGGTCTCCCTGGCTTTCTCCTGATATCTTAAGGGAACCAGTGGAGTAGTCTATCCTTCTTCCTGTCATCCTTTATTCCTAGTATGGAACCATCCTGTCAGGTAACTGTATACATCATCAATTGATGAGGAAACAAGAGCTAATCACTGAGAGAGGTAGCAGAAGTTTCTTAAAGGGGGCACATATGAGGAACCTTAAAGGAAGCAGTAGATTCTAAGACCATGATGTGAAGTGGAAGTGCATATATTCCAGGTGTAGTGGCCAAGATAGAATGAGGAATTCAGGGAATAACAAAATAGATGAGTAACTGAAGGAGggtaatatatattaaaagccTGAAAACAATCAGCTGGACCAGtcagattgggaaaggcttttaaTGCCAAGATGGGTTTGTATTTTCTTCTAAAGTCAAGAAGCAGTCCCTTgattatggaggaaaaaaaccccaaaagttgtactttaggaaaattattttggcaagaGAAATTGGAATTGAGGAATCCAATTAGAAACTTTTCATGGTAGTATAGGTGAGAGGTGATGGTCCCTGAAGCTGGCACTGTTGGTTATGTGagtagagagaatattacaccaATTCTCAACTCTACCATCATTGTAATAATGTGTTAATTATAATGCTATTTctcaatgataataatatctccaaaaataattatatttctccATAATCCTGCTAACATTGAATCTAACCATTAAACTCTCTCAGGCAAATTAATAATCTTTTACCATATTTCCCTctactttctctcccctttcaccattttcatatatatatatatatatatatatatatatatatatatatatacatacacacacacacacaaagtgtaTACTGTCTCTCTGACTTTTTGGGGGTAACTTGGTCTTGTGaactgcattaattttttttacctgtTTTATCTTCAGGTGCCTTTCTTGTCTGTTGGTGGGGACATTGGGGTCCGGACCATTCAGCACCGAGACTGTAGCTCCTTGAGTGGTGACTATGTCATTGAGGACGTGCAGGGGAATGACAAGCGCTACTTCCGACGTCTGATCTTTCTCAGCAACAGGAATGTGGTGCAGTCAGAAGCCAGGCTGCTGACTGATACACCTAATAGAGGTAGGAGTCCCATGGCCAGCTTGGTGGGATGAGGGTGGGCCCAGCATACCTGTGGGCTTGGGATGAATTGGAGGGGGTTAGGAGTGAATCTGTGGGATAGAATAAAAAGTAACATTTCAAGGTAGGGACTGAAGATTTCAAGATTTTTTCCTTGTCCTGAATCCAGGTGATAAAAGATCAGGATGGTCCTGTTTGCTTTGACCTTTAGCAAAGGACTTCTTAGTCATAATGAAAAGCAGGGCTATTagttcacaaaaaaagaaagaaaattgcttcactttttttctggataattcgtcattttattaataatactagCATAGCAGTAGACTCATGGGCCCATGGAAAAGTGGGTGTTCCAGAGAGTGGCAGtcaattctgattggttaacaagtaTTGAGAGGAAATTAATGTTATACTGCTTCTCCTCCAGGTAACATATCATCTCACTGATCTCTTGTgacttatttcccttttttatttctcccctccATCTACATTTTATTAACCTCCAATTTGCTGAATTGTAGATTTGGAAGAGATGATTGAGGTCACCTATTCTGTTGCTCTAATCAGGATATTATTTTATAACACCTACCTCCTCTGCTTGAATACTTCATATAATAGGCAGCTTACTCTTTCAGAGTCAGTTGTTTTGTAGTAATTCCAGAAATGGAATTTAGTGACTTGATTTCCTAATCAAAAATTCTT
This window contains:
- the EEF1AKNMT gene encoding eEF1A lysine and N-terminal methyltransferase encodes the protein MNLLPKSSREFGSVDYWEKFFQQRGKKTFEWYGSYLDLCGVLHKYIKAKDKVLVVGCGNSELSEQLYDVGYPDIVNIDISEVVIKQIKERNASKRPQMSFLQMDMTKMEFPDSSFQVVLDKGTLDAVLTDEEEKTLEKVDRMLAEVARVLQVGGRYLCISLAQTHILKKIVGYFSREGWMVRVHQVTSSQNQTSETEPQFSLPVFAFIMTKFRPVSGSALQILELCAQEQGKPVRLENTERLAEAVRERQRYAWLRSQLNRKTGPGSVSLDLCDGSSGQPRYTLHVVDTPTVKLSRDNHFAIFIIPQGRETEWLFGMEEGRKQLAASAGFRRLITVALHRDQQYQGMDSIQAELSGKVMELAPPGLPAQQQVPFLSVGGDIGVRTIQHRDCSSLSGDYVIEDVQGNDKRYFRRLIFLSNRNVVQSEARLLTDTPNRAQKKRKKDKKKLRPVDAPENPPGPVSQPIDKGFLCCEHHKAMIAGLALLKNPEMLPEAALSLLVVGLGGGSLPLFIHDHFLESHIDAVEIDPSMLEVATRWFGFTQSDRMKVHIADGLDYVTSLAREAQSRYDVIMFDVDSKDPTVGMSCPPPAFVDHAFLQNVKRILTPEGVFILNLVCRDSGLKDSVLAGLKKVFPLLYVRQIEGEVNEILFCQLQPEHRVATPELLEMAQALERTLRRPGKGFDSTYILADMLKTVKIV